In one Echinicola marina genomic region, the following are encoded:
- a CDS encoding glycoside hydrolase family 88/105 protein produces the protein MKYIKYFKHSVSLWMIRKVFLVWLVVVLSVIKLSAQEKITDTNTPLHLIKPDYPVPYGQVGQEETERTLSRVYEYLNKVTPAKLVEGEGLTPVQNISKANGDVRLAQGDFRLLSYEWGVTYAGMLSAAEATGDAKFRDYTFDRLEFLNTLFNHYAKKSLSAENSSPIDRVLHPHALDDAGALCAAIIKARNAGLDEDVTAMVDNFIGFIMNRQYRLEDGTLARNRPLKNTLWLDDLFMSVPALAQMGKATGDRKYFDEATKQVELFRERMFNKDKGIYMHGWVEGAENFPQFHWGRANGWAFMTLVELLDVLPMDHPKYDKMMSYFLAHAKGLAQYQSGAGFWHQLIDRPDSYLETSATAIYAYCYAKAINHGWLDHRVFGPLTVLAWTAVSTKVNDIGQIEGTCVGTGMGFDPGFYYYRPVNVYAAHGYGPVLLAGAEIIKMLKNTPYQIEETAIQFTE, from the coding sequence ATGAAATATATAAAGTACTTTAAGCATAGTGTAAGCTTATGGATGATTAGAAAAGTCTTTCTTGTATGGCTGGTAGTTGTGCTTTCTGTTATCAAGCTGTCTGCGCAAGAGAAAATCACCGATACCAATACCCCATTACACCTAATAAAACCGGATTATCCTGTTCCTTATGGTCAGGTTGGTCAAGAAGAAACAGAACGGACTTTGAGCAGGGTTTATGAGTATTTGAACAAAGTGACACCTGCAAAACTGGTAGAAGGCGAAGGGTTGACTCCTGTTCAAAACATTTCTAAGGCAAACGGTGATGTTCGATTGGCTCAAGGAGATTTTAGGTTGTTAAGTTATGAATGGGGGGTGACTTATGCTGGTATGTTATCTGCGGCTGAGGCTACAGGAGATGCCAAGTTTAGAGATTATACCTTTGACCGTTTGGAATTTTTAAACACTTTATTTAATCATTACGCTAAGAAATCCCTATCAGCTGAAAATTCCAGTCCTATTGATAGGGTCTTGCATCCCCATGCTTTAGATGATGCAGGAGCCCTTTGTGCCGCCATTATCAAGGCCAGAAATGCAGGCTTGGATGAGGATGTCACGGCCATGGTAGATAATTTCATCGGTTTTATCATGAATAGGCAGTACCGCTTGGAAGATGGTACTTTGGCGAGGAACAGACCATTGAAAAACACATTATGGTTGGATGACTTGTTTATGAGTGTTCCTGCACTAGCGCAGATGGGGAAGGCAACTGGTGATAGAAAATATTTTGATGAGGCGACCAAGCAGGTGGAGTTGTTTAGGGAACGGATGTTCAATAAGGACAAAGGTATTTATATGCATGGCTGGGTGGAAGGAGCAGAAAATTTCCCTCAGTTTCATTGGGGAAGGGCCAATGGTTGGGCATTCATGACGCTAGTGGAATTACTGGATGTTTTACCGATGGATCACCCTAAATATGATAAAATGATGAGCTATTTTTTGGCTCATGCTAAGGGCTTGGCACAATACCAGTCAGGAGCTGGCTTTTGGCATCAATTGATAGACAGACCAGATAGTTATTTAGAAACTTCGGCCACGGCCATATATGCCTATTGTTATGCAAAAGCGATCAATCATGGGTGGTTGGACCATAGGGTGTTCGGTCCATTGACCGTATTGGCTTGGACAGCTGTATCTACTAAAGTTAATGATATTGGTCAAATAGAAGGAACTTGCGTGGGAACGGGCATGGGATTTGACCCCGGATTTTATTATTACAGGCCTGTAAATGTCTATGCTGCCCATGGATATGGCCCTGTACTATTGGCAGGAGCCGAAATCATCAAAATGCTAAAAAACACGCCTTACCAGATAGAAGAAACCGCTATACAATTTACAGAATAA
- a CDS encoding carbonic anhydrase, producing MNLYHQIFRNNQEWINSKKATEEAFFEHLAKGQSPELLYIGCSDSRVTAEEMTGIQPGQMFVHRNIANLVPNNDSSSASVIEYAVTHLEVKHIVVCGHYSCGGVKAAMESKDLGLLNPWLRNIRDVYRMHRNELNSIKDQTEKYNRLVEINVEEQCLNVIKMACVQRHYLNRGFPTVHGWVFDIHTGNLIDLKIDFFEKLKEIQEIYDLGMKNK from the coding sequence ATGAACTTATACCATCAGATTTTCAGAAATAATCAGGAATGGATCAATAGCAAAAAAGCCACTGAGGAAGCATTTTTCGAACATCTAGCCAAAGGACAATCCCCTGAATTATTATATATAGGCTGTAGCGACAGTCGGGTTACGGCTGAGGAAATGACCGGAATCCAACCCGGCCAAATGTTTGTTCACAGGAATATAGCTAACCTGGTCCCTAATAATGACAGCAGTTCTGCTTCCGTCATTGAATATGCGGTGACGCACCTTGAAGTCAAACATATAGTGGTGTGTGGGCATTATTCCTGCGGAGGGGTCAAGGCCGCCATGGAGTCCAAAGATTTGGGCTTGTTAAATCCGTGGTTGAGAAATATCCGAGATGTGTACCGCATGCACAGGAATGAGCTTAATTCAATAAAGGATCAAACCGAAAAATATAACCGTTTAGTAGAAATCAATGTCGAAGAACAGTGCCTGAATGTAATCAAAATGGCCTGTGTTCAGAGACATTATCTCAACAGAGGATTTCCTACTGTTCATGGATGGGTATTCGATATACATACCGGTAACCTAATTGATTTAAAGATCGATTTTTTTGAGAAACTCAAGGAGATTCAGGAAATCTACGATCTGGGCATGAAAAACAAATGA